Proteins co-encoded in one Setaria viridis chromosome 9, Setaria_viridis_v4.0, whole genome shotgun sequence genomic window:
- the LOC140221223 gene encoding uncharacterized protein → MADDDDAARAEKARRAEEERLRSVALDEYEAAHVAIWVQATAVVNVKALIPVILDQATNTYTKWRGMFLTVLGKYALTRHVLEDEAFPTRPAWVQADCVVLTWIHGTVSGDLQQSLMMRQRPAREAWCYLEDEFLGQRESRALLLETQFRNFRQDSLTITDYCRRLESMAASLAEFGDPIGDRQLVLTLLRGLSGKFRHMVSILKMHRPFPTFAEARTHLLLEEMEIDARPPSPPAALVAAPRPAANIGGPAAPRYGAPTPPTRPHGMHPSFAHPWAGTLQMWPYGHPPPAPPAFTAVPQYGYGSSFSGVPSGGAYGSGYTAPPSPYVYGGAAPAFQGPSPAYQVSQPAPWNPVHGGAWTQDSLAQSFNTMTLTPPAPSEWYADSGAGSHMTADAGFANQERDRQVQ, encoded by the exons ATGGCGGACGACGATGATGCTGCCCGTGCTGAGAAAGCACGCCGCGCCGAGGAAGAGCGCCTCCGTTCCGTCGCGCTGGACGAGTACGAGGCCGCCCACGTAGCTATCTGGGTGCaggccaccgccgtcgtcaaCGTCAAGGCCCTGATCCCCGTCATTCTCGACCAGGCCACCAACACCTACACCAAGTGGCGCGGCATGTTCCTCACCGTCCTCGGCAAGTACGCGCTGACTCGCCACGTCCTTGAGGATGAGGCGTTCCCCACGCGCCCGGCGTGGGTGCAGGCCGACTGTGTCGTGTTGACATGGATACATGGCACGGTCTCCGGCGATCTACAGCAATCGCTCATGATGCGGCAGCGACCTGCACGCGAAGCTTGGTGCTACCTCGAGGATGAGTTCCTCGGTCAGCGGgaatcccgcgccctcctcctcgagaCGCAATTCCGCAACTTCCGCCAAGACTCCCTGACAATCACAGATTATTGCCGTCGTCTCGAGTCCATGGCTGCGTCACTTGCCGAGTTCGGCGACCCCATCGGTGATCGGCAACTAGTGCTCACCCTCCTCCGTGGCTTGAGCGGCAAGTTCCGCCACATGGTGTCCATTCTCAAGATGCATCGCCCGTTCCCAACCTTCGCGGAGGCTCGGACGCACCTCCTCctggaggagatggagatcgaCGCGAGGCCGCCCTCGCCTCCCGCCGCACTCGTCGCCGCGCCACGCCCGGCGGCAAACATTGgtggccctgccgcgccgcgctATGGGGCGCCCACTCCTCCTACGCGCCCCCACG GTATGCACCCGTCATTTGCACACCCCTGGGCCGGCACCCTCCAGATGTGGCCCTATGGGCATCCTCCACCAGCGCCACCAGCGTTCACCGCCGTCCCGCAGTACGGCTACGGCAGCTCCTTCAGCGGCGTCCCGAGCGGTGGCGCCTATGGCTCCGGCTACACCGCTCCGCCTTCACCGTACGTCTACGGGGGAGCAGCGCCAGCGTTCCAGGGGCCCTCGCCGGCCTACCAGGTGTCACAGCCGGCACCCTGGAACCCCGTCCATGGAGGCGCTTGGACTCAAGACTCCCTGGCGCAGTCGTTCAACACCATGACGCTCACTCCGCCGGCACCGTCCGAGTGGTACGCCGACTCCGGTGCTGGTTCTCACATGACCGCGGATGCTG GATTTGCAAACCAGGAACGTGATCGCCAGGTGCAATAG